In Rhinolophus sinicus isolate RSC01 unplaced genomic scaffold, ASM3656204v1 Contig77, whole genome shotgun sequence, the genomic stretch CTGAATTCTTATACTTTCTATTCTTCATTTGTATCTTTAGGTTCTTCCCCAAAGACAATAGTGTGATTAATCTGTCATTTGTTTGAAGTATCTTATATCTTTATTTGGCTTATTTGGAGATATTACCCTGTATACCATTAGCTTGTGAAATTTCCACAGTGAATTTGTGCTAAATAAATAGCTGGGATTCTAGAAGAGTTTTTAGTTTAGTTGAAAAGTCACTACTCAAACTGAGGCTCTTGAATAGTCCTCACAAACTCTCAGTATTTACAGTCTAAATGTCCACACATTCTCATTGATGACCACTCCCCCAGACCCCTCAGCTGTTGGGCTGCTGACTGCTTACCAAGGACAACAGGTATAGAATGATGAAATCCTGACACAACTAACTTCATACTTATAGCAAAGCAACCTTTTTTTTGTCATACACAAGTGGATTAAAACTACTTAAGTCATAAACAAGTgaatttgaaatcatattaaatcTGTATACACAAGAATATGGACGAGTTTTGACGAAAAGTCTCAACACTAGGTAAACATTGATAATTTGGAGACACTGACCAGATACTCAAGTTCTTAGAAAGATAACTTATCCAGAGGACTATGGCAAGCATTACAGAAGATATAAGATGaaacaaggtccctgccctccagggaaGCGTAATATAGTAGAAACAGTACAAGATATGACAACAGGAGACCTAAATTCCTGTCTAACAGAAAGTCATGTCCTACATCTCATATACATTCTTTATATgtcaaagagaaatataaatggatCCTATACCACGAGGTTAAAACCTACctaacaagaataaaataatgatagtTGAGGACATGCCAGTGAACCAGAAAAGGGATTTTCAAAATATAAGTGACTGTGGTTCCTGATCTAGTGAGGGGCCTGATGAGGAGTAAATTGCCTCTTACTCAAGCTGTGGACAAGCCTAGTGACGACTTTCAGGGCAGCGGCCCTTACTGGGTGAAGTTCCCTGTAGAAAGGGCCGCCTCCAGAAAGCGACACAGGAACAATGTGGAGGAGCAACACTTTGCTCAAGTCGGGGATACGAGATCAAGGCTACATCTCTCCCAGGCAACAAATGGCTTACAGGGCTCCTCTAGGCCTCCAGCGGGTGCGGAGACTTGGTGGCATTAGCTCCCTTTTGTATCTGGGGCTGAACCGGAGCAAAAGGTGAGTTCCTCCAGAATGGAAAAGACCTGCGGAACGCTCCTGGCTGACTAGGCTGAGACTGCACAGGTGGAGGAAGGGCGATAGATGGTTGGGCGTAGCTGTCTCTCACCCACCGGAAATGCACCTCCCTTTTCCGGTTGGGGCCAGGTTCACAGACCACGACCACAAAATGGCGGGTCGGGGTGTGGTCTCCGGTAGATAGAAGGATCAGGTGGGGGATTGCTCTTCCAAGGCTCCTACGCTCCCGAGTCTTGCCACTTCACTCGCCAGGAGTCGCGCAGTACCAACCGACACCGCCTCCCGGAGTGACGCAGGCATCAAGCGTTTCCTCCTCGGAGCAGTGGGGAGGCGTGGCGACTTTGTAATCGagtgaggaagagggaagtggCGTCCACGGAGGCCAGAGCTGCGTGGAGGTAATCTAGAAGCCTGATTTTCCCTTTGGATTTGGTAATTGCAGTTGGAGAGATACCCGCCTCATGTGCCAGTTGCACCCTTTGGGGGCGGCTGCGTGGTGGTGacggtgtgtgtggggggagatgCAGCCTTTCCCAGTTCGCGGTGGCATCATTGCCAGGCTGTGGCCGGCCTGAGAGCGGGCGGGACCTGTTTTCAGCAAGGCCGGTATTCAGGCTGCTACTTACACATCTAATCTTCGTGAGCAATCTCTTTGTACCTTATGTGCAAATATCACTTAGGGATGCTGTTAAAGCACACTGGGAGGCTGCCGGCATGCATAGGGCTGTGGGCACCCTTGTGGTGGATCCAGAAGGTGTAGCGAATTAGTGTTGGGGGATGGGGCATTAATGTCTACCACTGCACCCAGCGAAACTTTTCCCGTTTCCGCTAGCTTATGATCATATCACTGGAGAAAGGGTCATTTCaacctcaaaaacattaagcttctgacataaaaatatgtatgggAGGTGTCCCTGTACCTCCTGAGCCTGGATAGGCAGCAAAGAACCAACCTTTCCTTGACTACCAATGGCATACTCGAAagaattttgttattctttctgcTAGATCACCTCTGGGAAAATCAGACTTGCAAAGCTGTCCTCAGCCTTGCTTAAAGATCTATATGACCCTGAGGAAATGTAAAGTCAGGAAAAGGGGTACCTTTACTAGACCCTTCCTGCCTCAAGAACTTTAACCGtcaccatttctctttcctttcttacatTCTGACATTTGAATATCTTATAAACAAATGTAAGTTTTTCCAGTACAGTGAGCAAGAAATTTAATACACAGGTACAGATTTGCACAGTGCCCTTTATAAGTCTATGTTGACATCTGGTTGTTTAGGCGAAGGATATTTGCTGAGAGGAATAAGGTTACTTTTTCCCTGATTACTTTACTTCTTTTCTGAGCTCCCTGTCTCAGTTCTCCTGCCAGTGTTAATGCAATGGAAAGGACACTATCAAATATCCGTGAAGTAAAGGTTTCAATCTTCATAAGAAAATGAAGGGGCATAGAAGTTGTTTACCCCTGACTAAAGATGAAAGACTGGGATGATCGGTTAAAATTTAGAGAAACTCAAATATGCCCTATTTGTGAAGATGGGACAGGAAGCACACAGATTATGTATTGTGTAATCTCAAAGCTCCATTTAGCAAATGGCTGCCATTTTTTTTCACCCACCAACCTTTCCTCAACCTTTTAACAGAAAGTTGTCAATTGACATCTGTATTCTCTGAGCTGTGCTTTGTTTCAAAGTTGAGtaacagaaaaggagagaaacataCCTTCTGAAGTAATCTGTCATCATGAGTGTCCTAATACATGGCAGTTGAttttaagaaggaagaaggaCAGGAACTTTTTTGTTCATTCTCTGATAATTATAAATAGTAAGTAGTAAATATGTGTCACGTGGCTTTCATTTGATGtgtgctttttttctcccctccctcagtGCCCTTGGGGAGAAGATTTACTCATTGGTTTTGTACCAAATTTGACAAAGCCTCAGTTGGCAAAGGTGGTACCAGGAAGATGTCACACATAGGAGAAAAACTGTTCCTAGGGCAAATTATGATGAGACATCTGAAGGTGAATGCATGCTTATACCCACACATGGAGGCTTTGTGGGAGACTAAGGAGTCTGTGAAAGAGAGTACCCGTCAGAGTAAGAAATCCAACCCACAGATGGACAGTCTTGGTCCTGAGAGCGCTCGCCAACACTTTCGGAACTTCTGTTATCATGAAGCACCTGGACCGCTCGAAGCTGTCAGCCATCTTCAGGAATTATGCCATCAGTGGCTAAGGCCAGAGATCCACTCAAAAGAACAGATCTTGGAACTGCTGGTGCTAGAGCAGTTCCTGACCATTCTGCCCAGGGATACCCAGAACTGGGTGCAGAGGCATCATCCACAGAGCATCAAAGAGGCTGTGGCCCTGGTGAAAGGCTTTCAGAGAGAACCTTGTGGAATAAGTAATGAGGTGAGAAGAAATATTCCTTCCATGTACAGTGAAATACAGGATAAATGTGGCTATGTCCGGGTTGGGGGCTTAATTGAGCAATGAGATAGATTAAGTAACTCTTCCATTGTTCATTTAGGACAGATAGGTAGGATCTGAAATCACAGACAATGCATCAATAGTCTACAGGTTTTGGATCTCCTGGCAGTGTTGCCTggccttaggaaaaaaaaatttgttttgccCTCTTTAGGGCCAGTGCAAATTGAGGGTGGTGGGCCTAGTCTGCCATGACCAAGGAGATAGGACTTGATTtcttagaaagagagaaataaaaggcaagaaaGAGTTGGGAAAGGGGAAgacaaaatctgaaaaacaaaccaaaaagggCAGCACTTAGAGATCAAAGGAGCAAGATAGTagcaaacagaaatagaaaaaaaagagaaatgatatgGAACGAGAAAGGCCAACAGAGAAGTGGAGCGAATCAAGATGCTGAGGGGTAATGCCCTCCGTAATGGGAACACATATCTCTGGGCCAGGAAAAGAACTTCCATTGCCCTCCCTTCGTGGTCTGTTCTTGGTTTTGCTGGTGAGTGGGGAACCAAAGTATGTCCTTGGGAGATGCCAGCATACTTCCTCTTCTCAGGAGCCCACCTTGAAGACTACAGGGcagaacatatttttattgtcttactACAACTGAACCGTGGAGGGAGTTAGAACGCAACTTTCCCCAATTTTTCCttcattccatttcctttctccatgaAATTATTCCTCATTCATGGAGGAATGGAAAAGCTGACTGACaagaaaaactttttattcattgccttatttttcagagaaaactaGAAGATAGAAATCCACTCAGGCAAGGATTTAAGTCAAGGAAGTAAACCAGTGAAGGCAGTGGGAGAAACAGGCAGCCTGCCTGCACTCTGCTAATGACCTGAATTTCGACTATATGCAGAGTGGTGGAGGCTGGCTGCAGTCACAGCTTTCTTCATTTTATCCTAATTTTTCCAGATGATGTATATAGTTCTTTGTGAGAAAATGGTGGCAcaatatattttcagtgttttattacTTCCTTTAATGTCATACACTCCCCAAATTTGGGCTCTACTCTTGTTTGTCCCTCTACTGCCATCCCAAAACTCAAATTAAATTCTGTGCTAATAAGGATGGGGATTATTTCTAGGTCACAGTCCATGACGTGGGAAAGGAGGCAGTGTTCTTGGGAGGAACAACAGTGGCCCCAGGCTTGAAGTGGAAGCCAGCAGAGCCCCAACCAATGGGTGTATTCCAGAAAGAATGTTGGAATACATACCGGGTACTGCAAGAACAGCTTGGCTGGAATACTCACAAAGAAACCCAACCTGTACATGAAAGAGGTGAGGAGCTTCATAATAATTCTCTTCTGGGAGCTGTCATAGTAATTGGTTCAGCTAGAATGTCATGGGAACTATCCAGGTGCTCCAGCATACTAGCAGTTATGATGTCTGTCAGGTGGGAGTACAATAGGTCAATGGTGGGTGAACATGAGGGTCAGTCTGATGTGCAGAAATATCCAGACCACCAAACCCTATTCACATTGTGGACCTTGCTCCTGAGAAATTTGAGAGAAGAGGATGGAACAGGGACAGGTGGGGTCATCTCGCCTATATCAGAAATGGGCTGTCAGTAGCAAAATGGGAAGAGAATTgtaaaccaggaaaaaaataaaagacaaaaatgtcccATGTTTTCTACCGTACACAGGAGGACTTGagtctttcattttcaaacacCTGTAATTCTTGCCCAGCCCAGTGATCAACTTATTTTATGAGAGGAAAAAATTGTGGTTTTCCTTCTATTAATTTCTCCCATGAAATCTGGGGAAACAGTCAACTGGGGAACTGGTTCTATAGAGTGGTGGCTATTTGGTACTTATTTACCATGACAAAGCCACTTtgggcaacacacacacacacacacacacgcatacacacacgaAGGTAAACCATCTTTATTGAAGGAATCCAGATGTTCTATATTTTCGAAATCAGCTCAGGATAttcataaacaaaaaagaaaattgctggCTCTTTTCCACCCACAGCTGTGCCTGCTCAACAGATTGTAGCCTTTTCTGAGCAGAAAAGCACCCAAAACTGGAAGATGGCATCTGAGCTCATCTTACCCGAGTCCCAGGTAAGCTGTACCTTTCAGCTTTTTTGGGCAGCCTGAATATAACCTTGTCTGTGCTTTTCTCTGCTGCCCAAGacccacagtgcctggcaggtgTTCTGAGCCATGTTAGCTCCAGATGTCCTCTAGGCAGCTAGGCTTTGCACACTGGGAATTGGGCATCTCCCAAGCTTGTTAACTAATGTCTTTGCCTCCTCCTTTTTCTGCCATCTCACTTTTCCCCCTAAATCTTATACACTTAACTTCAGTGACTAGCCTGCCATGTAATTCAGAAATGAATGATAGGACAGCCTCTGTAGTGGCAAGTACTGAACTAAAACCTATTCTCTTTAGAGTTTGTTGACATTTGAAGATGTGGCCGTGTCTTTTTCCGAGGAGGAATGGAAATTAATGAACATTACTCAGAAGATCCTCTACAATGATGTAATGCAGGAAAACTATGAGACTGTCATCTCTCTAGGTAAAGATTGTTCCTTTCCTTTGTGTAGAAGTTGAATAAT encodes the following:
- the LOC109439593 gene encoding zinc finger protein 75D is translated as MSHIGEKLFLGQIMMRHLKVNACLYPHMEALWETKESVKESTRQSKKSNPQMDSLGPESARQHFRNFCYHEAPGPLEAVSHLQELCHQWLRPEIHSKEQILELLVLEQFLTILPRDTQNWVQRHHPQSIKEAVALVKGFQREPCGISNEVTVHDVGKEAVFLGGTTVAPGLKWKPAEPQPMGVFQKECWNTYRVLQEQLGWNTHKETQPVHERAVPAQQIVAFSEQKSTQNWKMASELILPESQSLLTFEDVAVSFSEEEWKLMNITQKILYNDVMQENYETVISLGLKLKNDTGNDQPISTSTLEMQASGCKVLRKARMKVAQKTTGKENHGGTHKVQKRPRAFIGKKRKKLSTCKQELPKRMDLHRKGHAGEKPFKCQECEKGFRVSSDLIKHQRIHTEEKPYKCHQCDKRFRWSSDLNKHLMAHQGIKPYRCSWCGKSFSHNTNLHTHLRIHTGEKPFKCHECGKRFIQNSHLIKHQRTHTGEQPYSCSICRRNFSRRSSLLRHQKLHRRRESCPVSPV